From one Lolium rigidum isolate FL_2022 chromosome 4, APGP_CSIRO_Lrig_0.1, whole genome shotgun sequence genomic stretch:
- the LOC124648240 gene encoding uncharacterized protein LOC124648240, translating into MAIKKARTPKKRTYAAASGCGSSVAMVQMPPHEPGGATHIQPPPPLPPGVYFSPTREECLGFLNRSIAGDNELADANGYIFRANIYGESPDALRQRHPPASIRGRSEDAWWFLSQTRFQSKTVGGGASKRADRQVKTGGYWRLEQSKERLKKSKKRLKQSKMEEEEEADGVKNCFGFYVGTSKKDDKTPWLMQEFTSANDDGAGKLGVPALYRVYVTPRATDDELREVFGEDGMKKEPDGTTKRPARAMVPQEYFDAIAGLLPEGSVRAVVQEHVQAPWQAHPEAPVGPIDYDGQQYEEQQGHYLGQYEEHHGQYLGQYEEQHGQYLGQYDGPFPVAAPPASPGLLGQLTAEAPSDNLSMSMVEFMRMLNEQPAEMVNEQPADEFKNFDKEA; encoded by the coding sequence ATGGCAATCAAGAAAGCAAGAACGCCCAAGAAACGAACCTACGCTGCCGCCAGCGGCTGCGGCAGCTCCGTGGCCATGGTGCAGATGCCTCCCCACGAGCCGGGCGGCGCCACCCACATccagcctccgccgccgctccctccCGGCGTCTACTTCAGCCCGACGCGGGAGGAATGCCTGGGATTCCTCAACCGGTCGATCGCCGGCGACAACGAGCTGGCCGACGCGAACGGCTACATCTTCAGGGCCAACATCTATGGCGAGAGCCCCGACGCGCTGCGCCAGCGGCACCCGCCGGCGAGCATCCGCGGCCGGAGCGAGGACGCGTGGTGGTTCCTAAGCCAGACGCGGTTCCAGAGCAAGACCGTGGGCGGGGGCGCCTCCAAGCGCGCCGACCGCCAAGTCAAGACCGGCGGGTACTGGCGGCTGGAGCAGAGCAAGGAGCGGCTGAAGAAGAGCAAGAAGCGGTTAAAGCAGAgcaagatggaggaggaggaggaggccgacggcgTCAAGAACTGCTTCGGCTTCTACGTCGGGACCTCCAAGAAGGATGACAAGACGCCGTGGCTCATGCAGGAGTTCACCAGCGCcaacgacgacggcgccggcaagCTGGGCGTGCCCGCGCTCTACAGGGTCTACGTCACGCCGCGCGCCACCGACGACGAGCTGAGAGAAGTCTTTGGGGAGGACGGCATGAAGAAAGAGCCCGACGGGACGACCAAGAGGCCGGCCCGCGCCATGGTCCCGCAGGAGTATTTCGACGCCATCGCCGGTCTGCTGCCGGAGGGGAGTGTCCGTGCTGTCGTCCAAGAGCACGTACAGGCGCCGTGGCAGGCGCATCCAGAGGCGCCAGTGGGTCCTATCGATTACGACGGCCAGCAGTACGAGGAGCAGCAGGGGCACTATCTTGGTCAGTACGAGGAGCATCACGGGCAGTATCTTGGTCAGTACGAGGAGCAGCATGGGCAGTATCTCGGTCAGTACGACGGGCCGTTCCCGGTGGCCGCTCCGCCTGCATCGCCGGGCCTCCTTGGTCAGCTCACGGCGGAGGCACCGTCGGATAATCTGAGCATGTCCATGGTCGAATTCATGAGGATGCTTAACGAGCAGCCTGCCGAGATGGTTAACGAGCAGCCGGCTGATGAGTTCAAAAACTTCGACAAGGAGGCTTGA
- the LOC124648241 gene encoding NAC domain-containing protein 26-like, with protein sequence MAKKDGKAVTKKRSYAAANANASGSSLAMAEMPPPHGANHIQPPPPLPPGVYFSPTREECLGFLNRSIAGDNELADARGYIFRANLYGESPDALRRRHPPASIRGRSEDVWWFLSQTRFQSQTVGGGASKRADRQVKTGGFWRLEQGKEELKKSKKRMEEEEEEEDADGVKNSFGFYVGKSKKDDKTPWLMQEFTSANDDGTGKLGMPALYRVYVSPRAGDDRLKEVFGEDGAKKEPDGKTKRPARVMVPQEYFDRIAALLPEGSVRGVVQEHIQAPPPVTPVGLPNFHGQHGHYLGQYYNQQQGQYLGQYKQQQGQYLGKYEQQEGSFSGPSDYYGQHGQYLGQLEQQQWQYLAQYQQQQEPPLSVVAPPPASLGLLGEIKAEAPSENLSMPMVAPPASPGLLGELKAEAPSDNLSMPMDEFLSMIDEQPEVAVKGEESLWESLPDILDADEVAKFSK encoded by the coding sequence ATGGCCAAGAAGGACGGAAAAGCAGTAACCAAGAAACGATCCTACGCCgccgccaacgccaacgccagcGGCAGCTCCCTGGCCATGGCGGAGATGCCTCCGCCGCACGGCGCGAACCACattcagccgccgccgccgctccctcctGGCGTCTACTTCAGCCCGACGCGGGAGGAGTGCCTGGGATTCCTCAACCGGTCGATCGCCGGCGACAACGAGCTGGCCGACGCGAGGGGCTACATCTTCAGGGCCAACCTCTACGGCGAGAGCCCCGACGCGCTGCGCCGCCGGCACCCGCCGGCGAGCATCCGCGGCCGGAGCGAGGACGTGTGGTGGTTCCTCAGCCAGACGCGGTTCCAGAGCCAGACCGTGGGCGGGGGCGCCTCCAAGCGCGCCGACCGCCAAGTCAAGACCGGCGGGTTCTGGCGGCTGGAGCAGGGCAAGGAGGAACTGAAGAAGAGCAAGaagcgcatggaggaggaggaggaagaggaggatgccgACGGCGTCAAGAACAGCTTCGGCTTCTACGTCGGGAAATCCAAGAAGGACGACAAGACGCCGTGGCTCATGCAGGAGTTCACCAGcgccaacgacgacggcaccgGCAAGCTTGGCATGCCCGCGCTCTACAGGGTCTACGTCTCGCCGCGCGCCGGCGATGACCGGCTGAAAGAAGTCTTTGGGGAGGACGGCGCGAAGAAAGAGCCCGACGGGAAGACCAAGAGGCCTGCTCGAGTCATGGTCCCGCAGGAGTATTTCGACCGCATCGCCGCGCTGCTGCCGGAGGGGAGTGTCCGTGGTGTCGTCCAAGAGCACATACAGGCGCCGCCTCCGGTGACGCCGGTGGGTCTTCCCAATTTCCACGGCCAGCACGGGCACTATCTTGGTCAGTACTACAATCAGCAGCAAGGGCAGTATCTTGGTCAGTACAAACAGCAGCAAGGGCAGTATCTTGGCAAGTACGAGCAACAAGAGGGGTCGTTCTCGGGTCCGAGTGATTACTACGGCCAGCACGGGCAGTATCTTGGTCAGCTCGAGCAGCAGCAATGGCAGTATCTTGCTCAGTACCAGCAACAACAGGAGCCGCCGTTGTCAGTGGTCGCTCCGCCGCCTGCATCACTGGGCCTCCTTGGTGAGATCAAGGCGGAGGCGCCGTCGGAAAATCTGAGCATGCCCATGGTCGCTCCGCCTGCATCACCGGGCCTCCTTGGTGAGCTCAAGGCGGAGGCGCCGTCGGATAATCTGAGCATGCCCATGGACGAATTCCTGAGTATGATTGACGAGCAGCCGGAGGTGGCGGTTAAGGGGGAAGAATCGCTTTGGGAATCTTTGCCTGATATACTTGATGCTGACGAAgtcgccaagttcagcaagtag